Part of the Lampris incognitus isolate fLamInc1 chromosome 1, fLamInc1.hap2, whole genome shotgun sequence genome is shown below.
GACGTTATGAGCTGGTAAAACCTCAGGCCTCTCACTGATTTGCATGCAGAGCTCTCAAAAACTCACTGGCTTGGACCTAAGAACAGAAAACACAAGTATAAAAAGTATTGTTAATACTTTTGTGAGACAAATGTACATCAGTAGGTCATTTTTGGGACACACTTCAATGGTTTCTGCATTCCTTTGCCATTAAAATATAGTTATAAGTATATTTAGCATCAGCAGGGGCTTTTGGATAAGAAGTCATTTTTTTAACATCTTTTGTTCCTTCCATTCCGCAAGTCCCGTTTGGTTCACTCACACAAGATTTTGTGTGCTTTGTGCTATCCTATCTTGTCCTGATAATGTTTGTTAATTCTTAATTAAAATGAGGTGTTTGTTGTCAAAATTCACTTTTTCCTTAAGTGTTAACTTGGCTACAAAATGAACTGGGCTGAATGTGCATCTTTTTCCAATTATGGCTTCATGTCATGGACACCGACACATCAGACAGCACGGCAACATCTGATCTGCTCATACCAGTTGCACTGTATTGATAAATATTTCTTCCACAGGACTACTTGCAATGTTTGCTGTCATAGCTGCAGATGATTCTAAAAGTTAACGTTGGCATCATGAGTGGAAATACAACCTTCACATGAAAAAAGTGTGTTAAGCTGTGATCTTTGTTAAATGTCAGATGTATTGGTTTATGTGGATACAGTAATCTTGTCTGCTTGTTTTCACAGCTGTAATAACTGAATAAATTAAAACCATTCACAGCCTAAAATGACTGAGATGCATGTTTCTGATGAACTTAAAAGGCCAAAAATAACTGAcacatatttattttatttacaataAGAAAATGTACAATTTGTTACATGGGTTACCAGTGCAAAGTTTTATATTCTGAAAGTAGTGCCTTGGAAAATGACACATTAGCAAACATGTTCAGACAGTATTACCAGCTTAGTCTTTATGAAGGCTGATAAGTAAAGACTTGAAATTAGCATAGCATTACTCCAACATCTTGGTATATTGTCAGCATTGTGAAGTTCTGCACATGATGCAAGTGTATGCTGTGAAAGGGTGCATAATGTCCATTTCTCTCACACTTGACCTGCTACAGAGCCTTGATGAATCTTGAGACGTGCATGTTCATTTTTTTCCTAACATCTGAATCAAAGTAATGGCTTTTAAGTGTAGATTTGAAACAACGACTGGTACTCTAGTCTGACATACCCAAAAAGTGCTGATTGAGTGACAACTTGTTAGAGGAAgagatgttaatgccaggttaaTGTTTTATCCTGAAGCACATTTCTCTTGTTCTTAcccatcatgctattccctctcaaaggcaaaaagaaaaaaaggaaaaaaaacccccacaaggAAAACATGCCCATTAATGCTATTCCATTGAAATATATGCAGTCTGTGGATCCCCACAGCAAGAACACCTAATTATCAACACCATATCATTCAACTGACTTATTTGGTGGTGAGCGAAACACCCATATCAACAAGTACAAAAGTGACAGATGATAAACTTGGGCTAACCTTTTGATAAAAAGTAATCAAGAGGGTGGGGCATGTAACAAGTAACCCAGATATAACAAGGTACATTTACTTTAACAAACATACGCAATTGCCCAACAACAGCACTCCAAGAGGGAATGCCACACCACAACAGCATACACACTTAGCAATAGCATGGGGACAGAGATATGAGACTTATAAGATGTGTCATCTTATTTCTGATTTCATGATCTGTAGTTTCTTTTGATTTCGGGCTGGACATTGTTCATACTTAGTGAACAATCACAGGGGTCAACAGTCACGCCAGCTCTGTTCGACGATAGCAGAAACCCTCTTCTCATACTCTCGCTTGTTCTCTTGGTACAGTTGGGCTGCCTGGCTGTTGGCTGGGCTGTTTGGGTTTGGCTCATCCAATAAAGACTAAATATTGAGTGAAAAGAACAGCAGTGAGGATGGTTTTATAGtagctttattacattatcacagATTTCAATCAACTGAGGAATAAACAACTTTCACATGCACAAAATCATCCGATAGCTTGATCTACTAGGGCATGACGGTAAAAGAAAATGTAAGGGAAGTATATGTGACTTGTTCACAAAATTAAAAACTGGTCATTTGTCATGGAATGCCCTCATAAACCAGTGTCTGCTGTATATCTATATCAACAAATGTCGGGAATACCTGTATTGAAGTTAAAATTGAAGAAACATCATAAGTTGGACTCCAACGATTCTGAAGAATGTCTAAACATATGCTTCCATCTGCATACACTGTAACAGAGTGTATAAAACAAGATTACAAAACAGCTGATTCAGGTACAAAAGAACTGAGCAAATGTAACCACTGGCATTTTACATCAAATATTCTATTAAAAGTATattgtaaaaattttttttagcaatATTTCTTCCAATCTTAAAAGGTCTTATTCAactcttaaagtgatactgacatcaaaatctgaaaattcctattgataggctatgttccgagttggaatgtgaccacggagacatTCAGCGGTCAAAACAGCGCATCTGCGGCCActtgagagagatctgtgattgactgcagatggtgtccaatgacaagttgtgccggtggatacgtagacaccagtcaatttgcatatagggttacacagccctctatactacatatgagagctgtggataactggatccatgtcaaacgtcaccgcgctaccgctcatgtttaaaaccctaaaataaaaactttatatccacgtacctgtgtgttattgttgtctgtaacagattttgagtcattaagtcaaaatactcaccgaattgtgatattaatcgaCGTTTATCGGTCAGTTAACATGTCGGCGGACATGAGCAGTAGCGTGGTGACATTTGACATGGatccacccacccaggaagacagtagccaatagctttgaattcataaaaccacacctattttcggttgtgactcaaactcccaatgttaaaaaatgtgttcagaaagggcatgttggtctctttttttttggtttggaaaaGAGCCTCTCTCCTAAAGATTATGTCCATCGTACCCCTGATATACGTTCAGGCTCAACCTATACTCTGAAGAACAGGTGGGTAAAATATGATAAGAGGAGCAACAATACTGGAAACATATGTAGTGCAGGAATGGCTATCTACTAGGTAACTATAGTACACACAAATTGTTGTTGAACGTAAGACAGCAAATGACATTCAACTTTATGAAATTGTATATCGTTTTGCTGGGTGTTACAATAAGATCCGTTGCCCAATCTCAAAGGATAAAGGTAGCAATGATCCATATCGAAAGAGTATAGCTAGATTCTCGTATGATGCTGTTGCTCTCCACGTATAAGTCCACAGCTAGCTGGCTTGGGCATAAACAACCATTACATTACTTTAATCTGGGAACACAGCAGAAGATGCAGAGGCTTATTATAACCCAGATTTGGCCATGATGACTGATttttaaaagcaggacatttgGCACGTTATCTGATCTAAGGTTTAAGATTATTGCTCAACTCCTAATCGAGCCTCTGACTAGTCAATGCTTTTACGATTATATCAAATATGTTTGATTTTTGTGACTGGAATCTGGACAAGTCTGTGCCCAATGGCTCATTGCCCACTGCACCTCTACGACTGCAGTTGTAACCGGTGTGCACATCTACAACTGTAATCCATGAACTTCAGCTGACTTTTCCCCAGTTGATTAGGACTTCTAGTGGTTCCCAGCTTTAACTGCTAATCGTTAAGTGACCACAGCAGTCATTATCTGCTCTCCTTTACTTCCTTGTCACCTGATGTAGGTTTATGGCACAAGCGCCAGCTATGCCTGTAAGTGTGAGGATATTCTTACATAATATACTGAAAATATCCCAGGAATGCAAATACTAACCATTTGGATGAAACATTTTGGATACAAAACGCACTGTTGGAGGTTTATTTGGATACTCCTCTGTGAATTCAATGGTGAGCTTGAAGGTTCCTATGGATAAGAAATGACAACAGAAT
Proteins encoded:
- the ube2a gene encoding ubiquitin-conjugating enzyme E2 A isoform X1, whose protein sequence is MSTPARRRLMRDFKRLQEDPPAGVSGAPSENNIMVWNAVIFGPEGTPFEDGTFKLTIEFTEEYPNKPPTVRFVSKMFHPNVYADGSICLDILQNRWSPTYDVSSILTSIQSLLDEPNPNSPANSQAAQLYQENKREYEKRVSAIVEQSWRDC
- the ube2a gene encoding ubiquitin-conjugating enzyme E2 A isoform X2, producing MVWNAVIFGPEGTPFEDGTFKLTIEFTEEYPNKPPTVRFVSKMFHPNVYADGSICLDILQNRWSPTYDVSSILTSIQSLLDEPNPNSPANSQAAQLYQENKREYEKRVSAIVEQSWRDC